A window from Podospora bellae-mahoneyi strain CBS 112042 chromosome 1 map unlocalized CBS112042p_1, whole genome shotgun sequence encodes these proteins:
- a CDS encoding uncharacterized protein (EggNog:ENOG503P55S; COG:S): protein MASTKDARRPDLIVPFQEPASKGDNPELASTLSSTLPMAAIFMRNRYVGWAAVAFSLQSWLGESEETKKSNSSPGYFAVGMSLMSLIVTYLPLFLPPSPGLQQGSSTEAPAPVPPA, encoded by the exons ATGGCCTCAACCAAAGATGCCCGCAGACCGGACTTGA TTGTCCCCTTTCAAGAGCCCGCCAGCAAGGGGGACAACCCCGAGCTTGCCTCAACTCTCTCCTCCACTCTACCAATGGCGGCTATCTTCATGCGCAACCGCTATGTTGGATG GGCCGCTGTTGCTTTCTCCCTCCAGTCCTGGCTTGGAGAGTCTgaagagaccaagaagagcaACTCTTCCCCCGGATACTTTGCCGTGGGCATGTCAT TGATGTCCCTAATCGTTACCTaccttcccctcttcctccccccttctcccggTCTTCAACAGGGGAGCTCGACCGAGGCTCCTGCCCCGGTTCCTCCTGCCTAA
- the SRB8 gene encoding RNA polymerase II mediator complex subunit (BUSCO:EOG092605ZA; EggNog:ENOG503NVBZ; COG:K), with the protein MTSRPPLGVQQRQPQQHSLAGPGLSQRPAAHQRALSQQQQFLPPSPIRKETGSFEFTPPDYNDGANTRYPGQRRGGSRLKLELSHESLESITHTGIIESPNAIDSSKPFTPSRMMLPTDSSDLGDMSPHFSHLPTVDLDAPLPMPQRRLRITLPRRDPPPIPSSTTRKDVPPKPYQVEVPSAAPRYYTHGKVEARPRKGGTASTAGHLAPPPSIGYADFYPWMGNHPEDQFSENVIRQGHFDKPAFNPDTQSGKYAIFPSMKGANSSLHTLSAIFTAALGARRNNGQIASHSTFRYPPRVTVTDTKRELWLKDLANPASSLRRLARTIPHGLRNQALLEQCLNKRIPFERAVWLIQCVGANELRTCKRKGVSLAQSFAAEVRWIKDWTVSVQKFVENVLFSFDDKDWKARVQYVILLATHLYEQYLLDRETYMEWLVSSFENSNQNRLPMWMLITEIYWKDLLKLRRYGRRLVTALISHHQLVFNHPDRDILQPLLSKTTTLLNTLILSSPENFVSPSVWSKYRDTIKACLPVGDTKRHDAFAAIGSRNEQLMASGNRSQPAARHILVQWLDRNTQAPMSEEGPANSWNISKDKSALARALLEWCTSLYRPGKTKVYIAGQLLQHWSMLGLDVTTEILDFLDADPCAQKERKDHLYHLVCELVRSNAFSVPRYIQWLSARGGITNPEDILPDGPASTRLLAEIPPFGLSSEQRNLRSGMLRRASFSVDDEARDAEMALKLVRQSLGLPLDPADPIRQRKPRSINKISQQIQTASRALKAEIGRWLRDSVASTYGGKDKTGSGGPGASPTLFGSIRQILEAAEDLSMLADVLRSLISNACVEVLAAIANTVNRHFFIFSALGVSKGLFNDLSKKLRAVYLEQGPGARPLLVSLVSLAPRIPGMDELATQLRKDLALSSRQNPVDACSPVSDNMIARLQDDSNDLHEEIEKLLAAGTSVDKKTMENLFQTIIQRLHQSWGESADKQRVCSVFLARLRVFDMPLFDALMAKWIAYLRTLTNRPSIDRIFPLLVSNGCLTMPTILASTSDSSTPTPITRVPTGGASWPQIVQITYRTRYMQETLKLLMNPLRPDYDLITPEEIYRFTNLQEQVLRENPKDMLALIGSAMAEYSFARAQNDTRGLPLNDPIIQERLSTLIKLLVLKDAAGVGRALAAWAARSPDGYVGSWIDNMTTKLLLPSADRHTHITFDQILELTNEFTWPFCHLQLFLQTSTPPTDQSNNQQAPAADRQPSTLDSLTSAMDRAIDKKNLTWVGIVLSLNVEVVQQLKGRAQSRFLGLIPSPREPLPVNTAGPVPEQSLQMAENLLSVIEALMRGSPPGARQPQLPPEVVIKLSDLWELVANPELDLSVKQQIITRWLPLLLNFITLHTQAFDASKASSDIRARLLVVCAGLMQELDTLHGPGAHTRGLAARVFDLGCVLSDNLPEEQRGQCVRALFGTGSGNGGGDGRLRYLLSWAGSGSNGCEGIWVSVRERGRQVAMGGQQQGQVMKDGVGFAVEKLAVPGGLWSGTTTATPGVVVGGNNGGQQQQQQQQTVAGIGGGERLTPFGMRKWDIVHVPTGAVVENDTGLDLSLFEARGQKVWPTKQL; encoded by the exons ATGACCTCCCGGCCCCCACTGGGCGTCCAGCAGCGACAGCCCCAGCAGCATTCGCTGGCCGGGCCAGGTTTGTCGCAACGGCCGGCAGCGCATCAGCGCGCCctctcacagcagcagcagttccTGCCGCCGTCACCCATACGAAAAGAGACAGGTTCGTTCGAATTCACTCCGCCAGATTATAACGATGGCGCAAACACGAGGTATCCGGGCCAGCGCCGCGGCGGTTCGCGCCTCAAGCTCGAGCTGTCGCACGAGTCCCTCGAGTCCATTACACATACCGGCATCATCGAGTCGCCCAACGCCATCGACTCCTCGAAACCCTTCACTCCCTCTCGCATGATGCTCCCTACCGACTCCTCCGACCTGGGCGACATGAGCCCACACTTTTCCCATCTCCCGACCGTCGATCTGGACGCCCCTCTGCCCATGCCCCAGCGCCGGTTACGAATCACGCTTCCCCGTCGCGACCCCCCACCGATACCTTCTAGCACGACAAGAAAAGACGTGCCGCCGAAGCCATACCAAGTCGAGGTACCATCTGCTGCTCCGCGCTACTATACACATGGCAAAGTCGAAGCCCGGCCACGAAAAGGCGGCACCGCTTCTACAGCGGGACAtctggctcctcctccgtcgaTTGGTTATGCAGACTTCTATCCCTGGATGGGAAATCATCCAGAGGATCAGTTTTCCGAAAATGTTATTCGACAGGGTCACTTTGACAAGCCAGCGTTCAACCCCGATACGCAGTCGGGCAAGTACGCCATATTCCCGTCGATGAAAGGGGCAAACAGTTCGCTCCATACACTCTCCGCCATATTTACCGCCGCTCTGGGAGCAAGAAGAAACAACGGCCAGATCGCGTCTCATTCGACCTTTAGGTACCCGCCTCGAGTGACGGTTACCGACACAAAGAGGGAATTATGGCTGAAGGATCTTGCCAATCCTGCTTCCTCCCTTCGAAGGCTTGCTCGAACCATCCCCCATGGCCTCCGAAACCAGGCCTTGCTCGAACAGTGCTTGAACAAGAGGATTCCGTTTGAGCGCGCGGTGTGGTTGATACAATGTGTCGGTGCGAACGAGCTACGGACCTGCAAGCGGAAGGGCGTTAGCCTCGCCCAATCTTTCGCTGCTGAAGTCCGTTGGATTAAGGACTGGACGGTCTCCGTGCAGAAGTTCGTTGAAAATGTGCTCTTCTCCTTTGACGACAAGGACTGGAAAGCCAGGGTCCAGTACGTGATTCTTCTGGCTACACACCTATACGAGCAATATTTGCTTGATCGGGAGACGTACATGGAGTGGCTTGTCTCCAGTTTCGAAAACAGCAATCAGAATCGGCTTCCCATGTGGATGCTTATCACCGAGATATATTGGAAAGATTTACTCAAGCTCAGGAGATATGGACGGAGACTGGTCACCGCTCTTATTAGTCATCATCAGCTG GTCTTCAACCATCCGGACAGAGACATATTACAACCGCTGCTTTctaaaacaacaacactgcTCAATACACTGATACTAAGCAGTCCGGAAAACTTCGTATCGCCTTCTGTTTGGTCAAAATATCGAGACACGATCAAAGCATGCTTGCCAGTTGGTGATACAAAACGGCATGACGCCTTCGCAGCTATTGGGTCTCGAAACGAGCAGCTCATGGCATCTGGAAACAGATCACAGCCGGCCGCCCGCCACATATTAGTGCAGTGGTTGGACAGGAACACGCAGGCACCCATGTCAGAAGAAGGGCCTGCGAATTCTTGGAACATTTCCAAGGACAAATCTGCGCTGGCAAGGGCCCTGCTGGAGTGGTGCACTTCGCTTTACCGCCCAGGAAAAACGAAAGTCTACATCGCCGGTCAGCTGTTGCAACACTGGAGTATGCTGGGCTTGGACGTCACCACCGAAATCTTGGATTTTTTAGATGCCGACCCTTGTGCGCAAAAGGAGCGCAAAGACCACCTCTATCATCTCGTCTGCGAGCTTGTTCGCTCCAACGCCTTCTCTGTGCCGCGTTACATCCAATGGCTCAGCGCAAGGGGAGGTATAACTAATCCTGAGGATATTCTGCCTGATGGACCGGCATCCACGCGGCTTCTTGCAGAGATTCCTCCTTTCGGCCTGTCGAGCGAGCAGAGGAATCTTAGAAGTGGAATGCTTCGACGTGCCTCGTTCAGCGTGGACGATGAAGCACGAGACGCAGAAATGGCTCTAAAGTTAGTGAGGCAGTCCCTAGGCCTCCCCCTGGATCCAGCAGACCCCATCCGGCAGCGAAAACCACGAAGTATCAATAAAATCAGCCAGCAAATACAAACCGCCAGTCGAGCGCTCAAGGCAGAAATCGGTCGCTGGCTCCGGGATAGTGTGGCTTCCACATATGGAGGGAAGGACAAGACAGGTAGCGGTGGGCCTGGAGCATCGCCGACGTTATTTGGCAGCATTCGACAAATCCTCGAAGCTGCTGAGGATTTGTCCATGCTTGCAGACGTTCTGAGATCGCTCATCTCCAACGCTTGCGTAGAGGTACTGGCCGCCATAGCGAACACGGTCAACCGAcacttcttcatcttctcgGCTTTGGGTGTCTCCAAAGGACTTTTCAACGACTTGAGCAAAAAGCTCAGGGCTGTCTATCTGGAGCAGGGACCTGGAGCCCGACCACTGTTAGTCTCACTCGTCTCCCTAGCCCCGAGAATACCTGGGATGGACGAGTTGGCCACACAACTCAGGAAAGATTTGGCACTTAGCAGTCGTCAAAATCCCGTGGACGCCTGTTCGCCTGTTTCGGACAATATGATTGCTCGGCTGCAGGATGATAGCAACGACTTGCACGAGGAGATCGAGAAGCTGCTGGCTGCCGGCACAAGCGTGGACAAGAAAACTATGGAGAACCTGTTCCAGACCATCATCCAGAGGCTACATCAAAGCTGGGGAGAGTCAGCCGACAAGCAACGGGTATGCAGTGTCTTCCTTGCTCGGTTGCGTGTTTTTGACATGCCGCTCTTTGATGCCCTTATGGCAAAGTGGATTGCCTACCTGCGGACTCTGACCAATCGGCCGTCTATCGATCGCATCTTTCCTCTCCTGGTCTCGAACGGATGCCTAACGATGCCGACGATACTCGCGTCAACATCAGACTCGTCTACACCGACACCAATCACCCGCGTCCCAACAGGCGGAGCCAGCTGGCCCCAGATTGTCCAGATCACCTACCGAACAAGATACATGCAGGAGACGCTCAAACTGCTGATGAACCCGCTGCGGCCTGATTATGACCTGATCACGCCCGAGGAGATCTACCGCTTCACCAACCTTCAAGAGCAGGTTCTGAGGGAGAACCCCAAAGATATGCTTGCTCTCATTGGCTCAGCCATGGCCGAGTACTCCTTCGCGCGAGCTCAAAACGATACTCGGGGCCTTCCGCTCAATGACCCCATCATACAGGAACGTCTCTCGACACTGATCAAGCTCTTGGTGTTGAAAGAcgctgctggtgttggtcGTGCGTTGGCCGCCTGGGCAGCCAGAAGCCCAGATGGTTATGTTGGCAGTTGGATCGACAATATGACGACTAAACTCCTCCTTCCGTCGGCTGACAGACACACCCACATCACCTTTGACCAAATCCTGGAGCTCACCAACGAGTTCACCTGGCCCTTTTGTcacctccagctcttcctccaaACCTCGACGCCTCCAACTGACCAGAGCAATAACCAACAAGCACCTGCAGCCGATAGGCAGCCGTCTACACTCGACTCCTTGACCAGCGCCATGGACAGGGCAATCGACAAGAAGAATCTGACCTGGGTGGGGATTGTGCTTTCGCTAAATGTGGAAGTGGTCCAGCAGCTCAAGGGCAGAGCCCAAAGCCGCTTCCTCGGGCTGATTCCATCTCCCCGGGAACCCCTTCCGGTCAACACAGCCGGCCCCGTACCGGAACAGTCGCTCCAAATGGCCGAGAACTTGCTATCTGTCATTGAAGCCCTCATGAGGGGCAGCCCACCCGGGGCAAGACAGCCGCAGCTTCCGCCAGAGGTTGTCATCAAGCTGTCTGACCTCTGGGAGCTCGTCGCCAACCCGGAGCTGGACCTCTCGGTCAAACAGCAGATCATCACGCGgtggctgccgctgctcctAAACTTCATCACGCTGCACACCCAGGCCTTTGACGCGAGCAAGGCCTCTAGTGACATTCGCGCGCGACTGCTGGTTGTCTGCGCGGGTTTGATGCAGGAATTGGACACGCTGCACGGACCGGGTGCTCATACTAGGGGCCTGGCGGCTAGGGTGTTTGACTTGGGGTGTGTGCTGAGTGATAATTTGCCCGAGGAGCAAAGGGGGCAGTGTGTGAGAGCGTTGTTTGGGACGGGGAGTGGcaatggtgggggggatgggaggttgaggtaTTTGTTGAGCTGGGCGGGGAGTGGGAGCAATGGGTGTGAGGGGATTTGGGTTAGTGTTAGGGAACGGGGGAGGCAGGTGGCGATgggggggcagcagcagggacaggtgatgaaggatggggttgggtttgcgGTTGAGAAGTTGGCAGTTCCGGGGGGGTTATGGAgtgggacgacgacggcgacgccgggggtggtggtgggggggaacAATGGgggacaacagcagcaacaacagcagcagacTGTCGCTGGtattgggggaggggagaggttgaCGCCGTTTGGGATGAGGAAGTGGGATATTGTTCATGTCCCTActggggcggtggtggagaatgATACGGGGTTGGATTTGTCGCTTTTTGAGGCGAGGGGGCAGAAGGTTTGGCCTACTAAACAGTTGTAG
- the MC69 gene encoding Secreted virulence factor mc69 (EggNog:ENOG503P71J) has translation MKFIAVVMSFCVSLASAGVVIIPIKPEQVVPKASEDCYFGVVTPMGCGTSQEQLDNITSRHKHDVIGDML, from the exons ATGAAGTTCATCGCTGTTGTCATGTCGTTTTGcgtctccctcgccagcgcGGGAGTGGttatcatccccatcaagcCGGAGCAGGTCGTTCCCAAGGCGTCGGAGGATTGTTACTTTGGGGTTGTAACGCCTATGGGGTGCGGG ACCTCTCAGGAACAACTAGATAATATCACCTCTCGGCACAAACATGATGTGATTGGGGACATGCTCTAG